Proteins encoded by one window of Aliivibrio wodanis:
- a CDS encoding sodium/dicarboxylate symporter yields MLTKLRQSLPLQLLLAALLAWFFALFISPTTDVTQTNWYQLLMLGKVTYIGLLKMVVGLVVMFSLLQGITSIGSITRLKQVGRNTLLFYSFTTLLAISLGLGASLLLPAWQPLTEFSPIADNVQLISSEAADGAAIAGKLLNMALVNPVAALTNGNLLAIVVFSFMLGLALLSSLPEKHPIFDVLSGLNQSINTIVGWIIRLSPLAVFAIIFDFSVRGGESLFEQLALFSLLVFVLTLIHGAIVLPTIAKVATGIKYTTLFKAISAPMAMAFATSSSSATLPLAMQSVEEKLGVSQSTSSMVLPLGAVMNMDGTALFEGVAAIFLAQLFGVDLTTSGLVMIFIMAMVSSVGAPGMPSGSMSGMQLVLLAAGIPLEAIAILLIIERPLDTFRTAVNVEGDMIAALVIDKWQKKQNLSSEKPLLSQTSYSA; encoded by the coding sequence ATGTTGACCAAACTTCGTCAATCTTTACCCTTGCAATTGCTACTGGCTGCATTACTTGCATGGTTTTTTGCACTATTTATTTCACCAACAACTGACGTAACCCAAACAAACTGGTATCAATTATTAATGCTAGGAAAAGTCACTTATATTGGCTTGCTAAAAATGGTGGTTGGTTTAGTTGTAATGTTCTCTTTACTGCAAGGGATCACTAGTATAGGTTCAATCACTCGCTTAAAACAAGTTGGTCGTAATACATTACTTTTTTACAGTTTTACTACGTTATTAGCAATATCACTTGGTTTGGGGGCTTCATTGCTATTACCAGCATGGCAACCATTAACTGAGTTTTCACCAATTGCCGATAATGTTCAGTTAATTAGCAGCGAAGCTGCTGATGGTGCAGCAATTGCCGGTAAACTTTTAAATATGGCATTAGTTAATCCTGTGGCTGCATTAACTAATGGAAATCTACTCGCCATTGTTGTTTTTTCGTTTATGTTAGGCTTGGCATTACTTTCATCATTACCAGAAAAGCACCCTATTTTTGATGTATTAAGTGGATTAAATCAAAGTATTAATACTATCGTCGGTTGGATAATTCGCTTATCTCCACTCGCTGTATTTGCCATTATTTTTGATTTTAGTGTCCGTGGTGGTGAGTCTTTATTTGAACAATTAGCCCTTTTTTCTCTACTGGTTTTTGTTCTTACTTTAATTCATGGTGCTATTGTTTTACCAACGATTGCAAAAGTAGCAACAGGCATTAAATATACAACCTTATTTAAAGCAATCTCCGCTCCTATGGCGATGGCCTTTGCTACATCATCTAGCTCTGCGACTTTACCATTAGCAATGCAAAGCGTAGAAGAAAAATTAGGTGTATCGCAAAGTACAAGCAGTATGGTTTTACCTCTTGGCGCTGTAATGAATATGGACGGAACCGCATTATTTGAAGGGGTCGCTGCAATATTTTTAGCTCAACTTTTTGGGGTGGATTTAACTACATCAGGATTAGTAATGATCTTCATTATGGCAATGGTATCTTCTGTTGGTGCTCCTGGAATGCCATCAGGATCTATGTCTGGTATGCAATTGGTACTTTTAGCCGCAGGGATCCCACTAGAAGCCATCGCGATTTTATTAATAATTGAACGTCCGCTTGATACTTTCCGTACCGCTGTCAATGTTGAAGGAGATATGATTGCCGCTTTAGTTATTGATAAGTGGCAGAAGAAGCAAAATCTATCATCTGAAAAACCGTTATTATCTCAAACATCTTATTCTGCATAA
- a CDS encoding membrane protein: MYHFSHKIWIPFVTVFAFFIASLLLTSQLSSSLRTNNPFSVSEVTSGCPQQDHSVSGKYELDKHHCCASMCLLKVPCGQSISVGLTILATRSLILEDRVDKAIVRSKTLFRPPIV, encoded by the coding sequence ATGTATCATTTTAGTCATAAAATTTGGATACCATTTGTTACTGTATTTGCATTTTTTATTGCAAGTCTTTTACTTACGTCTCAGTTAAGCTCTTCTCTTAGAACAAATAATCCTTTTTCAGTCAGCGAAGTTACCTCTGGTTGCCCTCAACAAGATCATTCTGTTTCAGGAAAATATGAACTAGATAAGCATCATTGTTGTGCTTCAATGTGTTTATTGAAAGTGCCTTGCGGGCAATCTATTTCGGTAGGTCTTACTATTTTAGCTACTAGGTCTTTAATTTTAGAAGACAGAGTTGATAAAGCTATTGTACGAAGTAAGACATTATTCCGCCCTCCCATCGTTTAA
- the dsbA gene encoding thiol:disulfide interchange protein DsbA, giving the protein MKKIVTLFSALMLVFSVQAASFEEGKHYKILDVEKSETPKVTEFFSFYCPHCYKFEAIVKSLKPALPKSVKFEKIHVAFMGEMAVPMAKSYATMVVLGVEETMVPAMFKQIHELGLRPKNEAELRQIFIDNGVDAKKYDATYNNFVVNSMQRNFDKQFEASTLTGVPGVLVNNKYIVKPGEIRSYDEYNQLVNYLLTL; this is encoded by the coding sequence ATGAAAAAAATAGTAACGCTATTCTCTGCGCTTATGTTGGTGTTTTCAGTTCAAGCAGCTTCATTTGAAGAAGGTAAGCATTATAAGATCCTCGATGTTGAGAAATCAGAAACCCCTAAAGTAACGGAGTTTTTCTCTTTTTATTGTCCTCATTGTTATAAATTTGAAGCTATAGTAAAAAGTTTAAAGCCTGCATTACCAAAGAGCGTAAAGTTTGAAAAAATACATGTAGCGTTTATGGGTGAAATGGCAGTTCCAATGGCAAAGTCTTATGCAACTATGGTTGTTTTAGGCGTTGAAGAAACAATGGTTCCGGCTATGTTTAAGCAAATTCATGAGCTTGGTCTTCGACCAAAAAATGAAGCAGAACTACGTCAAATATTTATTGATAATGGTGTTGATGCTAAGAAGTACGATGCAACGTATAACAATTTTGTTGTGAACTCGATGCAGCGTAATTTCGATAAACAATTTGAAGCAAGTACTTTAACAGGAGTTCCTGGTGTATTAGTGAATAATAAATACATTGTTAAACCAGGAGAGATCCGTAGTTATGATGAGTACAACCAATTAGTGAATTACTTATTGACGTTATAG
- the adhC gene encoding alcohol dehydrogenase class 3 has protein sequence MALDIKPGHTSIKSKAMVAWAAGEPLKMEEVDVQLPKAGEVLVRIVATGVCHTDLFTLSGDDPEGIFPSILGHEGGGIVEMIGEGVTSVEVGDHVIPLYTAECGECKFCKSGKTNLCQAVRETQGQGLMPDGTSRFSINGETIFHYMGCSTFSEFTVLPEISLAKVSKEAPLEEVCLLGCGVTTGMGAVLNTAKVEKGDTVAVFGLGGIGLSAIIGAKMAGASRIIGVDLNESKYELAKKLGATDCINPTNFDKPIQEVIVEMTDGGVDYSFECIGNVNVMRAALECCHKGWGESIIIGVAGAGQEISTRPFQLVTGRVWRGSAFGGVKGRTELPGIVDRYMQGEFALDDFITHTMGLADVNAAFDLMHEGKSIRTVLHMDK, from the coding sequence ATGGCTCTTGATATTAAACCTGGTCACACATCAATTAAATCTAAAGCAATGGTAGCTTGGGCTGCTGGCGAACCTCTTAAAATGGAAGAAGTAGATGTACAACTTCCTAAAGCGGGCGAAGTTTTAGTTCGTATCGTTGCAACTGGTGTTTGTCACACTGATTTATTCACTCTATCTGGTGATGATCCAGAAGGTATCTTCCCATCTATCTTAGGTCACGAAGGTGGCGGTATTGTTGAGATGATTGGTGAAGGCGTAACAAGCGTTGAAGTTGGTGACCATGTTATCCCTCTTTACACTGCTGAATGTGGTGAGTGTAAATTCTGTAAATCTGGCAAAACTAACCTTTGCCAAGCCGTTCGTGAAACTCAAGGTCAAGGTCTTATGCCTGATGGAACAAGTCGTTTCTCTATTAATGGTGAGACTATCTTCCATTACATGGGCTGCTCTACGTTCTCTGAATTCACAGTACTTCCTGAAATCTCTTTAGCAAAAGTATCTAAAGAAGCACCGCTTGAAGAAGTTTGTCTTCTAGGTTGTGGCGTAACTACTGGTATGGGTGCGGTTCTTAATACGGCCAAAGTTGAAAAAGGCGACACAGTTGCTGTATTCGGTCTTGGCGGTATTGGTCTTTCAGCTATCATCGGCGCGAAAATGGCAGGTGCAAGCCGCATCATCGGTGTTGACTTGAACGAAAGCAAATACGAACTTGCTAAAAAATTAGGTGCGACTGATTGCATCAACCCAACAAATTTCGACAAGCCAATTCAAGAAGTGATTGTTGAAATGACTGACGGCGGCGTGGATTACTCTTTTGAGTGTATCGGTAACGTAAACGTTATGCGTGCTGCACTTGAGTGTTGTCATAAAGGTTGGGGTGAATCAATCATCATCGGTGTTGCTGGTGCTGGCCAAGAGATCTCAACTCGTCCATTCCAACTTGTGACTGGTCGTGTATGGCGTGGCTCTGCATTCGGTGGTGTTAAAGGTCGTACAGAGCTTCCAGGCATCGTTGACCGTTACATGCAAGGTGAGTTTGCTCTTGATGACTTCATCACTCACACAATGGGTCTTGCGGATGTAAACGCAGCGTTCGATTTAATGCACGAAGGTAAATCTATCCGTACTGTTCTACATATGGATAAATAA